One window of the Solanum stenotomum isolate F172 chromosome 11, ASM1918654v1, whole genome shotgun sequence genome contains the following:
- the LOC125845588 gene encoding AAA-ATPase At3g28580-like, protein MMQDVWTQLGPTIAAIMFTWTMYQNYFPHELRGHIRKYTDKLVNYFYPYIDITFYELETEGWFERSKAYVTIERYLSKNSSTQANRLKANAAKNGQSVVLTMDDHEEITDEYKGVKVKWISSQKPANRQTISLYREDEKRYFKLQFHKKNRDLITNSYVKYVLDEGKAISVKERQRKLYTNNKGDGGGYRYRGGRMWSGVVFEHPSTFDTLAMDPKKKQEIMDDLETFSKSKDYYAKIGKAWKRGFLLYGPPGTGKSSMIAAMANLLKYDIYDLELTSVKDNTELRKLLIDTTGKSIIVIEDIDCSLELTGQREKKKKKKEDKDKNEEDAVKEKIKKGGEEKEKQSEVTLSGLLNFIDGLWSAIGGERLVIFTTNYMEKLDPALIRRGRMDKHIVLSYCCFESFKVLAHNYLDVVEPHVHFPEIRRLLEETNTTPADIAENLMPKSSKENADTCLERLIKALEIAKEEAKLKAEEEEKAKAAEKDNGATEEVKNADGVNEKDNGVKENGDVISSKG, encoded by the coding sequence ATGATGCAAGATGTTTGGACTCAGTTGGGCCCCACCATTGCAGCAATCATGTTCACCTGGACCATGTACCAAAACTATTTTCCACACGAACTTCGTGGTCATATTAGGAAGTATACCGATAAACTTGTGAACTATTTCTATCCTTATATTGACATTACTTTTTATGAACTTGAAACAGAAGGGTGGTTTGAGCGGAGCAAAGCTTACGTAACGATTGAAAGGTACCTTAGCAAGAACTCGAGCACACAAGCTAATCGCCTCAAAGCCAACGCAGCGAAAAATGGTCAATCTGTTGTCCTAACCATGGATGATCATGAGGAGATAACCGATGAATATAAAGGCGTGAAGGTTAAGTGGATTTCGAGCCAAAAACCAGCCAATAGACAAACAATATCTTTGTATAGGGAGGATGAGAAGAGGTATTTCAAGCTCCAGTTTCACAAAAAGAATCGCGACCTTATCACAAATTCATACGTGAAGTATGTGTTGGATGAAGGGAAGGCGATATCCGTGAAAGAACGACAGAGAAAGCTGTACACAAACAATAAGGGAGATGGAGGTGGTTATAGATACAGGGGAGGGAGGATGTGGAGTGGAGTAGTATTTGAGCATCCATCAACATTTGATACTCTAGCCATGGATCCAAAGAAGAAGCAAGAGATTATGGATGATCTCGAAACATTTAGCAAGTCAAAAGACTATTATGCAAAGATTGGCAAGGCGTGGAAGCGTGGTTTTCTTCTTTATGGTCCTCCGGGAACGGGTAAATCTAGCATGATTGCTGCTATGGCTAATTTATTGAAGTATGACATCTATGATCTTGAGCTGACATCGGTTAAGGACAATACCGAGCTAAGAAAATTGCTGATAGACACTACAGGTAAATCTATTATTGTGATTGAAGACATTGATTGTTCCCTTGAGCTTACAGGTCAacgagagaagaagaagaagaagaaagaagataaaGATAAAAACGAGGAAGATGCTGTCAAGGAGAAGATAAAAAAGGGAGGAGAGGAGAAAGAAAAGCAAAGTGAGGTAACTTTATCTGGACTTTTGAACTTCATTGATGGTCTATGGTCAGCTATTGGCGGTGAAAGGCTTGTCATCTTCACTACCAACTATATGGAGAAGCTTGATCCTGCTCTAATTAGGAGGGGGAGGATGGATAAACATATTGTCCTATCCTACTGTTGCTTTGAATCGTTCAAAGTTCTTGCACATAATTATCTTGACGTTGTTGAACCTCATGTTCACTTTCCTGAGATTCGCCGCTTATTGGAGGAAACTAATACGACTCCTGCTGATATTGCTGAGAATTTGATGCCCAAGTCCTCAAAGGAAAATGCAGACACTTGCTTGGAGAGATTGATTAAAGCTCTTGAAATTGCAAAAGAGGAAGCAAAACTGAAGGCTGAGGAAGAAGAGAAAGCAAAGGCGGCTGAGAAGGATAATGGTGCTACTGAAGAAGTCAAGAATGCTGACGGTGTAAACGAAAAGGATAATGGTGTTAAGGAAAATGGTGATGTTATAAGCAGCAAAGGTTGA